A genomic window from Sorex araneus isolate mSorAra2 chromosome 2, mSorAra2.pri, whole genome shotgun sequence includes:
- the PRELID3A gene encoding PRELI domain containing protein 3A isoform X2 — MKIWSSEHVFGHPWDTVIKAAMRKYPNPMNPCVVGVDVLERSVDGHGRLHSHRLLSTEWGLPGFLRAILGTSRTLTYIKEHSVVDPVEKKMELCSTNITLTNLVSVNERLVYTPHPENPEMTKLTQEAIITVTGISLGSYLESLMASTISSNAKKGWAAIEWIIENSESAVS, encoded by the exons CCACCCGTGGGACACGGTCATCAAAGCTGCCATGCGCAAGTACCCGAACCCCATGAACCCCTGCGTGGTGGGCGTGGACGTGCTGGAGCGGAGCGTGGACGGCCACGGCCGACTGCACAGCCACCGGCTTCTCAGCACCGAGTGGGGCCTGCCCGGCTTCCTGAGAGCG attttggggaCCAGCAGGACTTTGACATACATCAAAGAACATTCTGTCGTGGATCCAGTGGAAAAGAAGATGGAACTCTGCTCCACCAAT ATTACACTTACAAACTTGGTGTCTGTGAATGAAAGACTGGTCTACACCCCCCACCCGGAGAACCCGGAAAT GACCAAGCTCACGCAGGAAGCCATTATCACCGTGACTGGGATCAGCCTCGGCAGCTATCTGGAGAGTCTCATGGCCAGCACGATATCGTCCAACGCGAAGAAG GGCTGGGCTGCTATTGAGTGGATAATTGAGAATTCTGAGAGTGCCGTGAGCTAA